One stretch of Passer domesticus isolate bPasDom1 chromosome 2, bPasDom1.hap1, whole genome shotgun sequence DNA includes these proteins:
- the LOC135291486 gene encoding uncharacterized protein LOC135291486 encodes MYQGDTTTEPTANTSHSLPSTSLATPSTTNLSISTSVHPSFTKTCSPITLSIQLQKVTSRTIQFSWRPQGGTADSPYRVRLLGKPGGVDERILNETSTAFENLLSAHQYQISVGVSACSKNVNASLTVQTAAEVYNGTTRIISENFKAGYENKSSTEFKEFEKKFIMETTQHLPQKIQELKNGTKIRIVINSIKNGSVIVIFKIVLDVGQNITKSEISDAFTEALNRSTVFKVDLKKTFIEARNSCQPGLNDCDKNAACTAEGATYSCQCNKGFTDTSPQVPGRVCHQDLPSQHTTSVPPKTNTTGFTGTTSNSVFTTTFASAPCMTVSIKVQNVTEEEIQLSWSSSSSKGSLYNISVKDGKEIHTMTTNETKAVFKNLLPGHVYTISVALSSCAENNPASVTVRTDSGSCFRRPEFCLAQSTGCSDLKDIVCSNNQAFACSVRLKNETFSNTLYNSESDDYIKRSESFKAKVVKAMHAELGNDHSDIFVLDFRPGSVIADFLFLLPKEEATDVGDIQTRLSNVLRREFGSQVEVQTLAVQSSTDNSSSWRVAVIVLGVLLGVALVLILLAILFYICVRRRSGMEFSPLYT; translated from the exons ATGTACCAGGGGGACACAACAACTGAGCCCACTGCCAACACCTCCCATTCCCTCCCTTCCACATCCTTGGCAACCCCATCCACGACCAACCTCAGTATATCAACATCTGTTCATCCTTCTTTTACTAAGACTTGCT ctCCCATCACTTTGTCCATCCAGCTGCAGAAGGTGACCAGCAGAACGATCCAGTTCAGCTGGAGGCCTCAAGGTGGCACAGCAGACAGTCCTTACAGAGTGCGGCTGCTGGGAAAACCAGGAGGAGTGGATGAGAGGATCCTAAATGAAACGAGCACTGCGTTTGAAAATCTGCTTTCTGCTCATCAGTACCAAATATCCGTGGGTGTTTCAGCTTGCTCTAAGAATGTCAACGCCTCCCTGACGGTTCAGACAG CTGCTGAAGTCTACAATGGAACCACTAGGATTATCAGTGAAAATTTCAAGGCTGGATATGAGAACAAATCCAGTACAGAATTTAAGGAGTTTGAAAAGAAGTTCATTATGGAG ACAACCCAACATCTGCCACAGAAGAtacaagaattaaaaaatggaacaaaaataCGTATTGTAATTAATAGCATCAAGAATGGCAGTGTGATTGTGATCTTTAAGATCGTGTTGGATGTTGgacaaaatataacaaaatcAGAGATTTCAGATGCTTTTACAGAGGCCCTTAACAGGAGCACAGTATTTAAAGTTGATCTTAAAAAGACTTTTATAGAAG CAAGAAACAGCTGTCAGCCAGGTTTAAATGACTGTGACAAAAATGCTGCCTGCACTGCTGAAGGAGCAACTTATTCCTGCCAGTGCAACAAAGGATTCACTGACACAAGTCCTCAAGTTCCAGGGAGAGTTTGTCACCAGGATCTACCTTCAC AACACACAACTTCAGTCCCTCCAAAAACCAATACAACTGGATTTACAGGAACTACATCTAATTCCGTTTTCACTACCACATTTGCGTCAGCACCTTGCA TGACAGTGTCCATCAAAGTTCAGAATGTGACTGAAGAAGAAAtacagctcagctggagcagcagcagcagcaaaggcagcctCTACAACATCTCTGTCAAGGATGGAAAGGAGATTCATACAATGACTACAAACGAGACAAAAGCTGTGTTTAAAAACCTGCTTCCTGGCCATGTGTACACCATTTCTGTGGCCCTGTCATCCTGTGCTGAGAACAATCCTGCTTCAGTCACTGTCCGAACAG attctggtTCCTGTTTCAGAAGACCTGAGTTTTGTTTAGCACAAAGTACTGGCTGTTCTGACTTAAAAGATATTGTGTGCTCAA ataacCAAGCGTTTGCCTGCAGTGTTAGGTTAAAAAACGAGACATTTAGTAATACACTTTATAACTCTGAGAGTGATGACTACATAAAAAGGTCTGAAAGTTTCAAAGCAAAG GTTGTTAAAGCAATGCACGCTGAACTGGGCAATGACCACTCTGACATTTTTGTGCTGGACTTCAGACCTGGCAGTGTGATTGctgattttctctttctgctgccAAAAGAAGAAGCCACGGATGTGGGTGATATACAGACCCGCCTCAGTAATGTGTTAAGGAGGGAGTTTGGGAGCCAAGTTGAAGTGCAAA CTCTGGCTGTTCAGTCATCAACTGACAACAGCTCCTCCTGGAGAGTAGCAGTGATTGTCCTTGGAGTTTTACTTGGAGTGGCATTAGTGCTGATTCTGCTGGCAATACTGTTTTACATCTGTGTGAGGAGAAGATCAG GTATGGAATTTTCCCCATTGTACACGTGA